Within Lolium rigidum isolate FL_2022 chromosome 5, APGP_CSIRO_Lrig_0.1, whole genome shotgun sequence, the genomic segment ATAGAGCACTCATTGAAAACTATTTTTCACAAGTAATACAAAAGTTAGTTTATAGGGCACTATTCCTATTTTGCATCATCTGTGCGTTCAGTTGAGGTTACGGAGTGGAATGCAATAGAATAGTTTTACACCTAATGGTCGTTCCGTCGGTTTAGAAATTGAATGAAATGATGTGGTTTCTTGAAAGAGGATATTCCCTTCAGATTCGAAATACACGCATTCCTCAAAGTCGACGGAAAATCTCTTTGTTCCTCTATGGTAAAGCCACACAATAGTCACCCTCATCTAGTGTTCTCTTGCAACTTTTTTTTTGCTAATTGCTCTCACGCTTGTTCACATCTTCTATTCTCTGTCGTATTCTACTCTCCAACGAAAAAGGGGAAGGGAATCAACTCATTCTAGTTTTCAACTCAAATAAAAAAACCAAcccattttttttaaataaaaccaTGACATTACATTCTGCTTAGTTTCCGACGAAACATCAGCTGCAAAGAACCCGACGATTGTCTTGCGCACAGGACCTCTCGTGCACCATACCATTAGATATCATTGCATGATAATATGCCTGATAAAACTGAAACGTAATTAATCTTAATGATACTTTGCGAAACACCGTGACACGAATCTTAAAGTGGGAATTGACGGTTGGATAACTGCTCTTCTCCCGTGCACGTCGGTTTGTATTTGATTTTTGAAGATTAGTGCCACAGTGTTTCGGTATGTGTTATTTTTATTAGACATAATGTAATGCAGTGTAAATGATACTGTATCTTTTTTGAGAGATAATGACATAATGTAATGATACCTCGCGATATGATGCACGGTGGTCCCGTGCTCTCTTCAGCTGCAAACTAATCCATCCAGTGGACAACGCCAAGGCCAAGCGACTCGATAAGTCTGACACGGCACCCACTCCAACATCTACGGAATCGGACGGCCAGGATGCGCCCACCGCATCCGAACAAACCGTCAAAACGCCATTCCCGTGCACACTTGCACGCGTCCACTTCCCAACTGCATAAATTAATCATCGACGTTTCCGCCGCTAAACAGCTCGACGACCCTAATTTATTGCTCCTACCACCACCGCGCCGCACCGCCGGGGCCTCGGTTTCTCCGTCACATCGCCGTCGCCCGCTCCTCGCACCTCCACCACCTCGGCGCGCCCGTAGAAAAGCCTCGGCCATCGCCGCCCCTTCCTCAAATGCCCGAGAGCCCACCGACCCCTGAGCCGCGCGCTGGTACCGAGCACTCGCCCCCATATGGCTCCCACTCTCCTCCGGCCCGCCTCCCGCCTCGCGCCGGCCCCCTGCGCCGCCGACTCCGGCCGGACCCGCGGCACCGTGTCGGTGAGTCAGATTCCCCGCCCGCCCGTTCCCGGGGCTCTCCCAGATTCCTCGTGCTTCCGTTTCTTGATTTTGTGGCTTTTCTTGGCGTGCGGCAGGTCGCTGATTCCAGAGCCCGCGGCGGTGCCCTCAGGGCCGGAGGATCTGGACGGTGAGTTAACCGATCTCAGGCCTGAGCTTTGTAGCTTTGTTAGTTTGGATGACTCACCACCAGACCGTGCAATTATCTATGCTTGTCTGAATTCTCCTGTTACATTACGCCATTTTGGTGCGAAAATTACAAGCTTGCGGTACTGCTTCCCTGGACTTCCTTCTTGTTCGGAGCTTTGTAGCTTTATTAGTTTGGATGACTCACCAGTCCATGGAATTATCTCCTGCCTGTCTGAATTCTCCTGTTATATTACGCCATTTTGGTGCGAAAATTACAAGTTTGCGGTACTATTTCCTTAGTGTTCGGAGCTGTTGTGCTGTTTCACTTGGCCAGCTTGCATGCACGTGTGCTTACGGATTAATTTACCTGCTTTCTCATTCCTCAGTGCCTAGGAAGTTAATGTCCATGGCTCTGTTTCCATTTCGTGGGTGCTGTATGACTGTGTAGAAGATCGAAGGAAACAGATCCAAAATTGGGGAATAATAAATCTTGGCACGCCCAAATTCTTTCAGAGGAGACAGCGGTGTAATACAAAACTTTGTTAACTCAGTATTATTATGTCGCACTGATATGATTCAAATTATAGTTTGCTGTTTCCCAGTGGGGAACACTATGGCAATGGATAAGCATAGTGCGCTACTTCCCTGTTTTAACACAATACAAGGGCCATACGCCCATACCGTAGCATTAAAAATCAAATCTTGGGACTGTTTAGTCACAGATTCCTATTGTCAATATGCTAACACCACTGGTCTGGTTCCAGCAGCCCGCTATGCTATGGGTTGCACAGATAAGATCTCTCAATTGTCTATCATAAGTGGTCACATTTTGTTCCGTTGATAATTCTGGGCTGGTTGATGGGTTATGCACTTATGCTTATAGCTGGATAGTGCCATCTCTGAAATGAAATGCTGACGTGCTAACAAAGCAGTAGCCTTCAACCAAACATAGTGCTGGGAAGCACCAATTTTTACGATTTGCTCGCTTGATATTAAATCTTCGTTTTTAAAAGAACAGAGAATTTTTGTTTTATAACATATTATGTATCAGAAAATAAAGTTTATCATCTCATGCAGTACAAAGGCCTCCAGAGATCATTCTGGCTTGACCCGGCAACTTCTGGATTTTCAACATGATACAGTAAGTGAGCCAGATGGGGATTATGATCCGTTGGGTCAGCTGAAAGCAAGGTTCATGGACTTCAAGCAACGGAACTATGTGTAAGTCGACCATGTAGTACATAATGAATGTTTCTCTTCCAGATGTTAGATGAATGTATTTATTTCTTGACATTGTTGTATCTGTAACTGTGCTCAGGGAAAATTCTACTAAGTATCAGAATCTTGCTGAGCAGCAAACACCAGAGGTACAGCATTGCAATGTTGATTCCAAGtctttgtattttttttcaatttacTGATCCTTTATGTGTATTAATATTGGTTTCATGTTCCTGTGTCCAGTTCATGGTGGTTGCTTGTGCTGACTCCAGGGTCTGCCCTACTAGTATTTTGGGGCTTCAGCCTGGGGATGCATTTACTGTTCGTAACATAGCAAATTTGGTTCCACCATACGAGGTATTATCAAATTAGCATATCAATAGGTTTTGTTGAACTTCTAAAGCAGTATATGCAGTTTTTATTGTGGAAGTTCTAATTGTAAAAAAATGTTGCATTATCAGCATGGAGCTTCAGAAACTACTGCAGCACTAGAGTTTGCTGTTAACACACTTAAGGCAAGAATCTCTTGTGATATGGCTTCTATTTTTCGTTCCTCACATGGATGTGACAGAACCTATGCAGCAACTAGGTATCCAGTATTGATAAAATTACCTGCATTTGTTCAGGTACCGAATGTTCTAGTGGTCGGTCATAGTCGTTGTGGTGGCATCCAAGCACTAATGAGCATGAAAAATAAGAAAGATGATTCCAGCTCTAGGTAAAATGCTTGCCCCCATTTCCCCTTTTCATATTCCATTTTTGTACGTTTACATGATACAAGGCTGGTTGTTTTTATTGAACAGAAGCTTTATCAGAGACTGGGTCTCTCTTGGGAAGAGCGCAAGATTGAGCACTGAAGCAGCGGCTGGAAATTTGAATTTCGAATCACAGTGTAGACATTGTGAAAAGGTGATTTTCTTCATATCATTGTGATGCGCGATTGCAAACATTGAACTATCATATTAGTCATTTCCAGCCTTGTATATTCCAAGTCATCTCAAGATTTAAGGCGGTAAACGCGCTATTGATTACATGCTACTTTCTTGGTTGAGTTCATATGCCTTCAAATTCTTAATTTTTTAATTAGATATAGTGTGGTTTGTATCTCTACACCTCAAATTTGTCTTCATATGCATGCTAAATGCCAACCGTTTCCTATCTTTGATCTCTGAAAGTGTCATGAAATTTGAGCATCTGATATAGTTGAACATAAAGATATATTGTCTACTTATCTGAAGTAGAACCATCATCATGGTCTGACAATGAGTAAGTTATTTGGTGCAGGAATCCATTAATAGCTCACTGTTGAACTTGTTAACATACCCATGGATAGAGGAAAGGGTGAAGGAAGGATCTTTGAACCTTCATGCGGGATACTACAACTTTATTGATTGTACATTTGAGAAGTGGACATTAGTGTACCGTCCAGGGTTGGAAGGTGGCAGCAAGTATGCCATAAAGAACAGGTCTACCTGGTCTTGATCAATGAACATAGGTATAGTTCACTCTGCCATTCTTTCATTGCAACTTACTCCAGTTGGTATTGATATAGAAACTCTTTTCAGTGCAGAAGAATATTCCTGCAATGGAGTAAAGTGCAGCACAGCGAACAATATAGTACCATAGTAAAGTTTGTCAGATCGCCGGGGACAAAGTAAATTCAGTCCAATTAGCTATGTCTTGTTTCCTATCATGGAATCGCCAAACAGTGTCTCAGTAAACTGCAAAACTACAGTCAAACGAAACAATGTACAATACTGCCACATTTGGCTCAGACCTCGTGTTGTTGTTGTAACATCTGTATCATTCCATGTAACATTATAACAATAAGATACAACTTTGTAATGTTTTGTGCTATCATTGTATAATTATTTTGAATACATGTTGAACTCAGA encodes:
- the LOC124652192 gene encoding beta carbonic anhydrase 5, chloroplastic-like, which codes for MLPWTLRSAARRLASATRAAAAAPASVAARSSATATATARPQADDDREEPRQRSAVQEHVFWPDGQQLETLRRQHRTKASRDHSGLTRQLLDFQHDTVSEPDGDYDPLGQLKARFMDFKQRNYVENSTKYQNLAEQQTPEFMVVACADSRVCPTSILGLQPGDAFTVRNIANLVPPYEHGASETTAALEFAVNTLKVPNVLVVGHSRCGGIQALMSMKNKKDDSSSRSFIRDWVSLGKSARLSTEAAAGNLNFESQCRHCEKESINSSLLNLLTYPWIEERVKEGSLNLHAGYYNFIDCTFEKWTLVYRPGLEGGSKYAIKNRSTWS